A DNA window from Calliphora vicina chromosome 1, idCalVici1.1, whole genome shotgun sequence contains the following coding sequences:
- the LOC135954833 gene encoding coiled-coil domain-containing protein 8-like, translating into MRKSSILLLTVVAVLAIYGGHAKASIIPLHGGLVVLQQHGGPDASAAIAAAAEAAQNVANSVQEAGNQAVAQAQVAADAAGVNAQAIVDAAQAANERVAAAAEAQAAANAAAIANAQAAAEALAAANAEAAANAQATANAQAAAANAQAAANAQAAVDAAAAANAQAAAAANAQALANAQAAANAQAAAANAQAAANAQIAAAANAQALAAANAHAHAHVAAAIHHGW; encoded by the exons ATGAGGAAATCATCG attttattgttAACCGTTGTTGCAGTTCTGGCCATTTATGGCGGTCATGCCAAAGCTAGTATTATACCATTACATGGAGGTTTAGTTGTTCTGCAGCAACATGGAGGTCCAGATGCTTCTGCTGCAATAGCAGCCGCCGCTGAAGCAGCTCAAAATGTTGCCAATAGTGTGCAAGAAGCCGGCAATCAGGCCGTTGCTCAAGCTCAAGTAGCTGCCGATGCTGCTGGTGTGAATGCTCAAGCTATTGTAGATGCCGCCCAAGCTGCGAACGAGAGAGTGGCAGCTGCAGCTGAAGCCCAAGCTGCAGCCAATGCTGCTGCTATTGCTAATGCCCAAGCTGCCGCCGAGGCCCTAGCCGCTGCTAATGCTGAAGCCGCTGCAAATGCACAGGCTACTGCTAATGCTCAGGCTGCTGCTGCTAATGCCCAAGCCGCTGCCAATGCTCAGGCTGCTGTTGATGCTGCAGCTGCTGCTAATGCTCAAGCTGCTGCCGCTGCTAATGCTCAAGCTCTGGCAAATGCTCAGGCTGCCGCTAATGCTCAGGCTGCCGCTGCTAATGCCCAAGCTGCTGCCAATGCTCAAATCGCTGCTGCTGCGAATGCTCAAGCTCTTGCCGCTGCTAACGCCCATGCTCATGCCCATGTCGCTGCTGCTATACATCACGGCTGGTAG